In Malaclemys terrapin pileata isolate rMalTer1 chromosome 10, rMalTer1.hap1, whole genome shotgun sequence, the following are encoded in one genomic region:
- the LOC128844504 gene encoding maestro heat-like repeat-containing protein family member 1, which produces MTPAVEPELETHLLRAALHTVFTLGMEKDTTQVQDLPRVLPDLLDAMLGNLLAASPDTDRLQYILEHINYWIVSRVPRERARAVKSSTALLRFTITLPEFDNSAEFPRMGHHMAQLALSVSDPAKDISQQAREGVYRLYQLLLHQRGKEPSWEMAPARRVKLGPQPISLRLTPAGG; this is translated from the exons atgacacctgctgtggagccagagctggagacccacctccttcgAGCTGCCCTGCAcaccgtcttcaccctgggcatggagaaggacaccacccaagtgcag gatctgcctagggtcttgccagacctcctggacgccatgctggggaacctccTGGCAgcgtccccagacaccgacaggctccagtacatcttggag cacattaactactggatcgtgtccagggtgccacgagagagagccagggccgttaagagcagcacggccctgctcagattcaccatcaccctccctgagtttgac aactcagcggaattccccaggatgggtcaccacatggcacagctggctctgtccgtcagtgacccagccaaggacatcagccagcaggccagggagggggtttaccggctctaccagctgctgctgcaccagaggggtaaggaacccagctgggaaatggcacccgctagaagagtgaaactgggaccccagccaatttctctcagactgaccccggctggaggatga